From one Oncorhynchus kisutch isolate 150728-3 unplaced genomic scaffold, Okis_V2 scaffold751, whole genome shotgun sequence genomic stretch:
- the LOC116361849 gene encoding cullin-associated NEDD8-dissociated protein 1-like, with the protein MLTFLMLARLSTLCPSAVLQRLDRLVEPLRATCTTKVKANSVKQEFEKQDELKRSAMRAVVALLTIPEAEKSPLMSEFQSQISSNPELAAIFENIQRDSSSANMESMDTS; encoded by the exons ATGCTGACGTTCCTGATGCTGGCTAGACTCTCCACTCTGTGTCCCAGTGCTGTGCTACAGAGGCTGGACAGACTGGTTGAGCCGCTACGTGCCACCTGCACCACCAAG gtgAAGGCCAACTCAGTGAAGCAGGAGTTTGAGAAGCAGGATGAGTTGAAGCGGTCAGCCATGCGGGCGGTGGTCGCCCTCCTCACCATCCCCGAGGCGGAGAAGAGTCCCCTGATGAGCGAGTTCCAGTCCCAGATCTCCTCCAACCCCGAGCTGGCTGCCATCTTTGAAAACATCCAGAGAGACTCGTCCTCTGCTAACATGGAGTCCATGGACACCAGCTAA